One stretch of Lytechinus variegatus isolate NC3 chromosome 17, Lvar_3.0, whole genome shotgun sequence DNA includes these proteins:
- the LOC121430617 gene encoding galanin receptor 2a-like codes for MQNTSVDTYTGIWTEQTIEGSVQDSTNESQDYSLIESTEENGDKNVVLPTSMSWLWQPITLSWWVILQMITALFGIVGNSLVFIIIFQRRKKSRSTDKLVGALAVADLITSIFMVPLPPTNRVPSTALGNFYCKVVYTSMFMWVSVTASIFTLTFITIERYIAVVFPFRCKELLAPRRISITIICLWFTAFMLNSFLFFISTVDPSAAHCRVIYPRRFQLAMGVFLFLIEFLFPAILTITFQVLTAHALHRQARLQLGEAKQLDRSNPSTRHLIAKKRVLQTLFIVVLIFLICWGPANIVYLAFNLGFIPDSYLYSPFHRALSILGFCNSCANPIIYTVRYPEFRTAVRELFTRAQIAEAPLFGDKETK; via the coding sequence ATGCAAAACACTTCTGTGGACACTTATACTGGGATTTGGACAGAGCAAACCATTGAAGGATCGGTTCAGGATTCAACGAATGAGTCTCAGGATTATTCTCTTATTGAATCCACGGAAGAGAATGGGGATAAGAATGTCGTATTGCCTACTTCGATGTCCTGGCTTTGGCAACCGATAACCTTGTCCTGGTGGGTCATTTTACAGATGATAACTGCACTTTTTGGTATCGTTGGCAACTCTCTTGTCTTCATAATCATTTTCCAAAGACGAAAGAAGAGTAGATCCACGGACAAACTGGTTGGCGCCCTGGCAGTTGCCGATCTTATCACGTCGATCTTTATGGTGCCGCTGCCACCAACAAATCGAGTGCCTTCGACTGCACTCGGCAATTTTTACTGCAAGGTAGTGTACACATCAATGTTCATGTGGGTTTCGGTTACTGCATCTATTTTTACACTCACCTTCATAACCATTGAACGCTATATTGCCGTGGTGTTCCCATTCCGTTGCAAAGAACTTCTAGCTCCAAGACGAATCTCGATTACCATAATCTGCCTCTGGTTCACCGCTTTCATGTTAAATTCGTTCCTGTTTTTCATCTCGACTGTTGACCCATCTGCAGCGCACTGCAGAGTGATTTATCCCAGAAGGTTCCAGCTTGCCATGGGTGTGTTCCTCTTTCTGATTGAGTTCCTCTTTCCAGCAATCCTGACAATAACCTTTCAAGTCCTTACAGCACATGCATTGCATCGACAGGCACGACTTCAACTAGGTGAAGCGAAACAGCTTGACAGATCCAATCCTTCAACCCGACATCTCATCGCCAAGAAACGCGTTCTGCAAACACTATTCATCGTAGTTTTGATCTTTCTGATCTGCTGGGGACCTGCTAATATAGTCTACCTTGCTTTCAATCTAGGATTCATTCCCGATTCATACCTTTATAGCCCGTTTCACCGCGCTCTTTCAATCCTAGGGTTCTGCAACTCATGCGCCAACCCTATCATCTATACTGTTCGCTACCCTGAATTCCGTACTGCTGTGCGAGAGCTTTTCACCAGAGCTCAGATCGCAGAGGCTCCACTATTTGGAGATAAGGAAACCAAGTAA